The Meiothermus ruber DSM 1279 genome includes the window GGCGAGGCCCAGGCCATCCGCCTGCGCGGCGAGGCCCTGCGGCAAAGCCCCCAGGTCATCCAGCTCACGGTGGCCGAAAAACTGGCCCCCAACATCCAGACCATCCTGGTGCCCACCACCGGCAACTTCCTGCTCGACCTGCGCAGCCTGCAGCAGGCCCAGCCGGCGCGGTAGCCCTACTGGGTGTTGGGGGCGGCCTCGAGCGGCCGCACCCGCACCGCAGCGCCGGGCTTAATCTGGTACCTCGCAAACCAGCCCTGCCCCACCTCGAGCACCTGCCGGTAAACCACCCCCGGCACATAGCTGCGACAGCCTTTGCCCTGGGGGGGAGCGGGGCAGGGCTCGATGTCCAGAATGGCTAGAATGGTGCCGCGGCTATCCAGAAAAGCCACCGAGACGGGCTTCTCGAGGCCCATCCCCGTCCAAGCCTGGTCGCGGGGTTCCAAAAAGCTATACAAAAGGCCCTGGTGGGCTTTTCGGGTGAAGAGGTCGAGCACCCTGGGGTTGGAGAGCCTGTACACCGGCAGCTCCACCGTTCCCTTGGGGCTCGAGATGCTCACCACTGCGTTGGGCACGGGAGGGGTACGCTGTGGCGGGCGGTTCAGAATCTGGCCCGCCCAAAAATAGCCCGTGGTGGAGAGCGCCACCGCCAGGGCAATGAGCCCCAGACCATAGCCACGCAGACCTCCGGAGCGGCTCATGGGTTGCTTACCACCGCAATTTCGAACAGGTAGGGCCAGAGCTTACCGGTAACAAAGATGCGCCGGGTCTGGCTGTCGTAAGCGATGCCGTTGAGCACCGCGTCGGGGTTGGGGTTACGGGCCTGGGCCAGAAGCACCAGCCCGCTCAGGTCGAGCCAGGCCTCCACATTGCCGCTCTGGGGGTTGATGATGGCGATGCGGCTGGTCTGCCAGACATTGGCCCAGATGCGGCCCTGGATGTACTCGAGCTCGTTCAGCCGGGTTACCGGCTGCCCCCCGGCCCGCACCGTAAGGGTGCGCTCGGGCCGGAGGGTGCGGGGGTTGAGGAAAAATAGCTGGGCCGAGCCGTCCGACATAATCAGGCGCTGGCCGTCGTGGGTCAGGCCCCAGCCCTCGGTCTGGTAGGTGAAGCGCCCCACCGGGTTGAAGTTGAGGTCGTAGATAAAGCCCTCCTGGTTCTGCCAGGTGAGCTGATAGAAGCGGTTCTGGAAGAGGGTGATGCCCTCGCCAAAGTACTTCTGCGGCAAAGACCGGCTTTGCAGCACCCGCCCGGTCTGGAGTTCCACCTTGCGCAGGCTGGACTGGCCGTAGAGACCGGTGCCCTCGTACAGAAAACCGTCGTGGTAGATGAGCCCCTGGGTAAAGGCCTGGGGGTCGTGGGGGTAGGTGTTGACAATGCGAAAACCCCAGACCGGAACCGAGGGCTGGGCCAGGGCCAGGCCCAGCAGGGCCAAGAGGGCAAGGAACGCTCGAATCACGCCCTTTACCTTACCGCAAGGCCCCAAAGATGAATGAGACCGGGGTCAAGGGTTGGCCTCCAAGAGGAGGCTTTCCAGATAGCCCCGCAACTGGGTATGCAGGGCCTCGAGGGGCTGGGTTGCATCCAGTAGCACAAAGCGTTCGGGCTCGGCCTGGGCTAGCTCGAGGTAGCCCTGCCGCACCCGCCGGTGAAACTCGAGCGGCTCGCGCTCGAGGCGGTCGCGTCCTTCGAACCGCTCCAGACCCACCTCCGGCGGTAAGTCGAACAAAAAAGTCTTGTGGGGCCGGATACCCTGCGTCGCCCCCTGGGCCACAGCCCGCAGCCAGCCCAGATCCAGCCCCCGCCCGTAGCCCTGGTAGGCCAGGGAGGAGTCCAGCCAGCGGTCGCACAGCACGATATGCCCCAACCCCAACGCCGGTTGAATGACCCGCTGCATGTGCTCGGCGCGGTCGGCGGAGTAGAGCAGGTACTCGGCCTCGGCGCACATGGGATCCTGATGTAACAAAAGCCCGCGGATGGCCTGCCCCAGCCGGGTGCCGCCCGGCTCGCGGGTGAGCACCACCTCACGCCCTTTTGCCCGAAGCCACTCCGCCAGAAGCCGGGCCTGGGTCGACTTGCCCGCCCCCTCGGGGCCTTCAAAAGTTATAAAAAGACCTTTCATGCTACAGCCCGGTCGGATGCTCAATAAACACCCAGGGCAGGCCAAACTCGCGCTCCAGCCGGGCGGCCAGGGCCTTGACCCCGAAGGTTTCGCTGTCGTAGTGGCCGGCGTAAATCACGTTCAGGCCCAGCTCGAAGGGCTCGTGGTAGTGGGCGTGGGCGGGCTCGCCGGTGATGAAAAGGTCGCAGCCCAGGGCTTTGGCCAGCCCCACATCCCCGGCCCCGCCCCCCGAAACAATGCCCACCCGGCGCACCTCGTCCAGCCCCGCCCGCACCACCAGGGGCTGCATGCCGGTCAGCTCGCCGATGCGGTCTTCCACCAGGGCCAGCGGCGTTGGCTCGGCAAACTGGCCGATGTAGCCGATGTTGCCGTACTTGGGGTGCGGGAAGGGCTCCAGGCTTTGCAGCCCCAGCTCGCGGGCCAGCACGGCGTTGTTGCCCACCTCGGGGTGGGCGTCGAGGGGAAGGTGGGCCGTGTAGAGGCTGATACCCGCCGAAAAAAGCCGCTCGAGGCGCTTCTTCTGATACCCCACAATGGCGAAGGGCTGCCCCCAGAAGAGGCCGTGGTGGGTAATCAGGAAATCCACCCCGGCCTCGGCGGCCTTGTCGAAGGTGGCCTGGGCTGCGTCCACCGCGGCCCCCACCCGGCGCACCTCTTCCCGGCCTTCCACCTGCAAACCGTTGAGCGAGGGGTCTTTGAACTCCCGTATTTTTAAGTAATCATCCAGCCAGCGAACCAGATCATCGCGCCGCATGGCTTCAGTCTACCGGTTGCGCCGCCAGGGCCCTGCGCACCTCGTCCACCTCGTTCCAGGGAATGGCCTCGGTGCCCCGCTCGAGCGTCCGCTCGTGGCCTTTGCCGCTAAAGAGCAGGGTATCGCCCGGCTGGGCTTCCTGGATGGCGTAGCGGATGGCCTCGCGCCGGTCGGGGATGAGCACGTAGCGGCGGGGGTCGCCGTGGGCCTGGGCCATGGCCTCCAAAATGGCCTCCAACGGCTCGGTGCGGTGGTCTTCCTCGGTAAAGATGGCGAGATCGGCCAGCCGCGCCGCCACCTGGCCGATGCCCACGCGCCGGCTGGGATCCTGATTCCCGGCGGCCCCGATCACCACCAGCAGGCGGCCCTGGGTGGTGGGGCGCAGGGTCTGCAGGGCGGCCTCGAGGCTGGCCCCGGTGTGGGCGAAGTCCACCACCACCCGAAAGGGCGCGGCCTGCACGAGCTGCATCCGGCCCGGCACGCCGGGAAAACCAGCCAGGCCTTCCTGGATTTGCTCCACCGAGAGGCCCACCTGCGCAGCAGCGGCCATGGCGGCCAGGGCGTTCTCGGCATTGAAGCGGCCCACCATGGGAAGCCGTACGGCAAACCGGCCCATGGGCGAGACCACCTCAAACTCGAGGCCCGTACTGCTTTCCACCAGGTTGTGGGCCTGCCAGTCCCCTTGCTGGCCGTAGCTCCAGGTCTGGGGGCGGCCCCGCAGGGTCTGGGTCCAGGGGTTGTCGCTGTTCACAACGGCGAACCTCGAGCGCTCCAGGAGCTTCTTTTTCTCGGCAAAGTAGTTCTCCATGCTCCCGTGCAGGTCGAGGTGGTCTTGGTAGAGGTTGGTGAACACCCCCACCCGATACTCCAGCCCCCGCACCCGCTCCAGCGCCAGCGCGTGGCTGCTGACCTCGAGCACCGCCTGCCGGCAGCCCGCCTGCACGAAGCGGTGCAGCATCTCCTGTACCTGCGGGGCCTCGGGGGTGGTGAAGTGGCCGGGCAAAAAAAGCTCTTCTTCGCCAATTTTGATGCCCACCGTGGAGAGCCTGCCCACCGGTGGACGGGCCCTTTGCAGCAGGTGATGGAGCAGCACCGCAACGGTGGTTTTGCCCTTGGAGCCGGTCACCCCCAGCAGCTCCAGCCGTTGCGCCGGATACCCCCAGAAGGCCGCCGATAGATCGGCCAGGGCCGCGCGCGCATCCGCCACCCGCAGGTAGGGCACGCTCAGGTGCAGCTCGCGCATCCCCACCACCGCCACCGCCCCGTTCTGGATGGCCTGGGGGATGTAGTCGTGCCCATCGAAAGGCTTGCGGCTCGGCAGGGGCACGCCGGGGATCGCCACGAAGACAAAACCCGGCTGCACCAGGCGCGAGTCGTGGGTCACACCCCGCACCTCCAGGGCCGGGGCGGTCTGGCCGAATAGTCCAAAAAGCTCTTGCAGGGTTGGCATCCAGGCCGCTCCGTTAGACTTGATTTTTGGGCCCCTCGAGCCGCTCGACCGGCCCCCCGGCCTCGGCCCAGGCTTTGAAGCCGCCCTCGATGTGGCAGACCGGCTCCAATCCCATCCGCTGGGCGGTCTGGGCTGCCAGGGCCGAGCGCCAGCCCCCCGCACAGTAAAACACGAACTTTTTACCCGAGGCGAAGATGGGCTTGTGGTAGGGGCTTTCGGGGTCTATCCAGAACTCCAGCATGCCCCTGGGGGCGTGAAAAGCGCCGGGGATCTTGCCCTCGCGCTGGAGCTCGCGGATGTCCCGCAAGTCCACAAACACGTAGTCGGGGTGGCCCAGGTAGCCTTTGGCCTCCTCTGCCGAGATGGTCTCGATCTCGGCCAGGGCCTGCTCGAGCAGCTTTTTATAGCCGACCTTCATTGCCATGCCTCAATTTACTCATCCGAGCGGTTTAAGCTAGCTAAGGTATGCGTGGTTGGCTTTGGCTCTTACCCTTGCTGCTTTCGGCCTGTGTGGTGGGCGTGCGGCCCGAGCCCGACCCTCCCCCGCCGGTGCGGCCCGTACCCCAGACCTCCAGTTTCGTGCTGAATGCCCGGCTGGGCCTGCCGCCCTATCCCGGCAGCGTGGCTATCAAGCGCGAGGAGCGGGGCGGCTCGAGCGAGGCCGAGTTCGAGACCCGCGACCCCCTCGAGCAGGTCTACACCTTCTTCCACAACTGGCTCACCAGCCGGGGCTGGGTGCGCACCCGCCTCGAGTACAAAGGCCCGGCCAGCAAACTCGAGGCCGAGTACCGCCGCGGGGCCGAGCGCTTCAAGCTCGAGCTCGACCAGCAAGGCCGCAGTGGGCGCTACAAGCTCGAGATAGATTTCTGAAAGCCCAGGCCACACAAGGCCCTGCAGATCTGTGGCATTCTGAAGCCGATGCGCCGGGCCTACTCCACCGCACACTGCACCCTCGAGCTTCCCGATTACCACCCTTTCCCCAAGTACAAGTACGCTGGGGTCGCCGAGGCGCTACGGGGCGAGCTGGACATACAACCCGCCCCGGCCATCGCCTGGGAGACCCTGGCCCTGGCCCACACCCCGGACTACCTGCAAAAGCTTCGCTCAGAAGGGCTCAGCCGGCAGGAGTCGCACAAGGTAGGGCTGCCCTGGAGCCAGAGCCTGCTCACCCGGGCCTTGCATGCAGCAGGCGGAACCCTGGCCGCCACCCTGGACGCCCTTCAGACTGGGCTGGGCCTCAACCTGGCCGGGGGCACCCACCACGCCTATCCGGGGCGGGCCGAGGGCTACTGCCTGTTCAACGATGTGGCCGTGGCAATTGCTTACTTGCGGGCCCAGGGCTGGAATGGCCGGGTGCTGGTCGTGGATCTCGATGCCCACCAGGGTAACGGTACAGCAGCTTTTTTTCGGAACGACCCCACCGTCTTTACCCTTTCGGTGCACGCCGAGCGCAACTACCCCCTCAAAAAAGAGCCGGGCGACCTGAACGTAGGGTTGGCGGACGCCACCAACGATGCGGCGTATCTGGAGGCATTGGAGGCTGCGCTGGAACAGGCCTTCACCCACCGGCCGGATCTGGTTTTCTACAACGCCGGGGTGGATGTGCTGCAAAACGACCGCTTCGGACGTTTGGGCCTGAGCCTGCAAGGGCTGGCCGAGCGGGATCGAATGGTATTTGAGAAGATCCGGCAGGCCGGCCAGCCCCTGGTGGTGGTGATGGGCGGCGGCTACAACCGCGACCCACAGACGACTGTGGCCGGCCATGCCCAGACCTACCGCCTGGCCCTCGAGACCCTCGCGAACCGCTAAACACCTTGCTACGCAGCAGAGGCTGGCCTGCGATACACTGCCCCCATGCAACCACCCCGCAATATCCTCTCCATCCAAAGCTGGGTTTCCTACGGCCACGTCGGCAACGCCGCCGCGGTGTTTCCGCTGCAACGCATGGGCTTCGAGGTATGGGCCATTCACACCGTGCAGTTCTCCAATCACACCGGCTACGGGCAGTGGAAGGGCATGATCCTGCCGCCCGAGCACCTTGTAGCGGTGGTGGAAGGGATCGCCGAGCGCGATGTACTGGGCCAGTGCGACGCGGTGTTGTCAGGTTATATGGGCAGCGGCGGCACCGCCGGGGCGATTCTATCGGCCCTGCACAAGGTGCGCCAGCTCAACCCCAGCGCGCTGTTCTGCTGCGACCCGGTGATGGGCGACGAGGGCCGGGGCCTGTTTGTACGCCCGGAAATCCCCGAGATCATCAAAAACCAGGTGCTGCCCCAGGCCGATATCCTCACCCCCAACCAGTTCGAGCTCGAGCTCCTCACCGAGCATCCCAGCAAAACCCTACCAGAGGCGCTCGAGGCCGCCCGCATCGTCCGGGCCCGGATGCACCCGGGCGGCCCCCGCATCGTGGTGGTAACCAGCCTGCTGCGCCAGGGAGCCCCTGAAAATACCATCGAAACCCTTGCCGTAGCCGAGGAGGGGGCCTGGCTGGTGCGCACCCCCCGCATCCCCCTCGAGCCCCCCCGCAACGGAACCGGCGACGCCATTGCGGCCCTGTTCTTGGGGCGCTACCTCCAGACCCACCAGGTAGCCCAGAGCCTCGAGCACGCGGTCTCGGCCATGTACAACCTGCTGCTGCTCACCCACCAGATGAATACCCGTGAAATTCAGCTCATCGCCGCCCAGGACGAATACATCAACCCCAGCCGTCGCTTTGCCGCCGAGCAGGTGGCATGAGGGCTAGTCGTAAAAGTAAGCCCAGCCAGCCGAACGCACCGCCAGGTAGTAGGCATAGGCCGCCGAGTAGCAAGCCGACCGGCTCAAGAAGCTTCTGGGGCGGCAGATCTGGTTCATGTTGACCAAAAAGTTGTCGTCGGAAAGCTTGCGCCCGGTCTCGTTGTAGAGGCTGGGAAAACGTGGAAAGTTGGCATAGCCAAAGTCGTGCACATTGCAGGCCGGCCGGAAGGTCTCGCGGTAGCCCAGCCCCAGGCCCTCCGGGGCCGAACACCCATTGCGGCTCCAGTCAAACTGCGGATAGCTGGCCCGCGCGTTGTAGTAGGCGTCGTAGTTGGCCACGCTGCCCAGGGCAATGCT containing:
- a CDS encoding DUF192 domain-containing protein codes for the protein MSRSGGLRGYGLGLIALAVALSTTGYFWAGQILNRPPQRTPPVPNAVVSISSPKGTVELPVYRLSNPRVLDLFTRKAHQGLLYSFLEPRDQAWTGMGLEKPVSVAFLDSRGTILAILDIEPCPAPPQGKGCRSYVPGVVYRQVLEVGQGWFARYQIKPGAAVRVRPLEAAPNTQ
- a CDS encoding glutaminyl-peptide cyclotransferase gives rise to the protein MIRAFLALLALLGLALAQPSVPVWGFRIVNTYPHDPQAFTQGLIYHDGFLYEGTGLYGQSSLRKVELQTGRVLQSRSLPQKYFGEGITLFQNRFYQLTWQNQEGFIYDLNFNPVGRFTYQTEGWGLTHDGQRLIMSDGSAQLFFLNPRTLRPERTLTVRAGGQPVTRLNELEYIQGRIWANVWQTSRIAIINPQSGNVEAWLDLSGLVLLAQARNPNPDAVLNGIAYDSQTRRIFVTGKLWPYLFEIAVVSNP
- the tmk gene encoding dTMP kinase, whose translation is MKGLFITFEGPEGAGKSTQARLLAEWLRAKGREVVLTREPGGTRLGQAIRGLLLHQDPMCAEAEYLLYSADRAEHMQRVIQPALGLGHIVLCDRWLDSSLAYQGYGRGLDLGWLRAVAQGATQGIRPHKTFLFDLPPEVGLERFEGRDRLEREPLEFHRRVRQGYLELAQAEPERFVLLDATQPLEALHTQLRGYLESLLLEANP
- a CDS encoding Nif3-like dinuclear metal center hexameric protein, producing the protein MRRDDLVRWLDDYLKIREFKDPSLNGLQVEGREEVRRVGAAVDAAQATFDKAAEAGVDFLITHHGLFWGQPFAIVGYQKKRLERLFSAGISLYTAHLPLDAHPEVGNNAVLARELGLQSLEPFPHPKYGNIGYIGQFAEPTPLALVEDRIGELTGMQPLVVRAGLDEVRRVGIVSGGGAGDVGLAKALGCDLFITGEPAHAHYHEPFELGLNVIYAGHYDSETFGVKALAARLEREFGLPWVFIEHPTGL
- a CDS encoding UDP-N-acetylmuramoyl-L-alanyl-D-glutamate--2,6-diaminopimelate ligase, translating into MPTLQELFGLFGQTAPALEVRGVTHDSRLVQPGFVFVAIPGVPLPSRKPFDGHDYIPQAIQNGAVAVVGMRELHLSVPYLRVADARAALADLSAAFWGYPAQRLELLGVTGSKGKTTVAVLLHHLLQRARPPVGRLSTVGIKIGEEELFLPGHFTTPEAPQVQEMLHRFVQAGCRQAVLEVSSHALALERVRGLEYRVGVFTNLYQDHLDLHGSMENYFAEKKKLLERSRFAVVNSDNPWTQTLRGRPQTWSYGQQGDWQAHNLVESSTGLEFEVVSPMGRFAVRLPMVGRFNAENALAAMAAAAQVGLSVEQIQEGLAGFPGVPGRMQLVQAAPFRVVVDFAHTGASLEAALQTLRPTTQGRLLVVIGAAGNQDPSRRVGIGQVAARLADLAIFTEEDHRTEPLEAILEAMAQAHGDPRRYVLIPDRREAIRYAIQEAQPGDTLLFSGKGHERTLERGTEAIPWNEVDEVRRALAAQPVD
- a CDS encoding rhodanese-like domain-containing protein, encoding MAMKVGYKKLLEQALAEIETISAEEAKGYLGHPDYVFVDLRDIRELQREGKIPGAFHAPRGMLEFWIDPESPYHKPIFASGKKFVFYCAGGWRSALAAQTAQRMGLEPVCHIEGGFKAWAEAGGPVERLEGPKNQV
- a CDS encoding histone deacetylase family protein, translating into MRRAYSTAHCTLELPDYHPFPKYKYAGVAEALRGELDIQPAPAIAWETLALAHTPDYLQKLRSEGLSRQESHKVGLPWSQSLLTRALHAAGGTLAATLDALQTGLGLNLAGGTHHAYPGRAEGYCLFNDVAVAIAYLRAQGWNGRVLVVDLDAHQGNGTAAFFRNDPTVFTLSVHAERNYPLKKEPGDLNVGLADATNDAAYLEALEAALEQAFTHRPDLVFYNAGVDVLQNDRFGRLGLSLQGLAERDRMVFEKIRQAGQPLVVVMGGGYNRDPQTTVAGHAQTYRLALETLANR
- the pdxY gene encoding pyridoxal kinase PdxY, which gives rise to MQPPRNILSIQSWVSYGHVGNAAAVFPLQRMGFEVWAIHTVQFSNHTGYGQWKGMILPPEHLVAVVEGIAERDVLGQCDAVLSGYMGSGGTAGAILSALHKVRQLNPSALFCCDPVMGDEGRGLFVRPEIPEIIKNQVLPQADILTPNQFELELLTEHPSKTLPEALEAARIVRARMHPGGPRIVVVTSLLRQGAPENTIETLAVAEEGAWLVRTPRIPLEPPRNGTGDAIAALFLGRYLQTHQVAQSLEHAVSAMYNLLLLTHQMNTREIQLIAAQDEYINPSRRFAAEQVA
- a CDS encoding phospholipase A2; the protein is MGKPMRFAVGILALLLAACSQPATESTSASIVEDMRQLGVEPEAIAAYTEALQNLEQARLALQSLGAGDLLLVQSIALGSVANYDAYYNARASYPQFDWSRNGCSAPEGLGLGYRETFRPACNVHDFGYANFPRFPSLYNETGRKLSDDNFLVNMNQICRPRSFLSRSACYSAAYAYYLAVRSAGWAYFYD